In Tepidisphaeraceae bacterium, a single window of DNA contains:
- a CDS encoding DUF4394 domain-containing protein has protein sequence MARKSSKIRNGARSAVVAESLEGRQLLSAAAVGLQTNDRVIQFDVDNPGVILSDRAITGLRAGESLLGIDHRPSDLNPSDGVNRVGQIYGVTSQSRVVTLNPSTGAATVVSTLFTDTNGNGQRDDGENLNIRFSESGLDFNPTVDRLRLVNGRDENYRINVDTGLTIIDGTLAYDPMDVAAGRNPRVTGSAYINSDANPATGTVLYGLDTDANTLVEQNPANAGRLKTVGALRTAAGPVESGFRSGFDVLTLADGFNVGYASITIGSSPNSSLYEVDLTNGAMRSNGIIGGSADPRSLRALTIRPGSGDLDGPRDAASALAVGLQTDNRLIRFDAANPSVIFSDSAITGLRAGELVVGIDYRPSDLNAADGVNRIGTLYGVTSESRIITLDASTGAATVVAALYTDTNANGQRDDGENLNVRFSESGVNFNPTVDRLRLVNGRDENYRINVDTGLTIIDGPLVYGPTDSAAGRNPRVTAAAYINNDADPRTGTALYDLDTDANTLVEQVPANAGTLTTEGQLRTSDGPLEAGAISGLDVLTRADGFNVGYAALTIGGSPITQLYEIDIVSGALRSNGVVGGAASLILQNRTLRDVSIVLGSGDDGRFSSTPIDA, from the coding sequence ATGGCCCGGAAGTCATCGAAAATACGCAACGGCGCCCGCAGCGCTGTCGTTGCTGAATCGCTCGAGGGACGCCAACTGCTCAGCGCCGCCGCCGTCGGCCTGCAGACGAACGACCGCGTAATTCAGTTCGACGTGGACAACCCCGGCGTCATCCTCTCCGACCGTGCGATCACCGGCCTGCGCGCCGGCGAGTCGCTCCTCGGCATCGACCACCGGCCAAGCGACCTAAACCCGTCCGACGGCGTCAACCGTGTTGGCCAGATTTACGGCGTCACCTCCCAGAGTCGCGTCGTCACGCTGAATCCGTCCACCGGCGCCGCCACCGTCGTCTCCACGCTGTTCACCGATACCAACGGCAACGGCCAGCGCGACGATGGTGAGAACCTCAACATCCGCTTCTCCGAGAGCGGCCTGGACTTCAACCCCACCGTCGATCGCCTGCGCCTGGTGAACGGGCGCGACGAGAACTACCGCATCAACGTCGACACCGGTTTGACGATCATCGATGGCACGCTGGCGTACGACCCCATGGACGTCGCCGCCGGTCGCAATCCGCGCGTGACGGGCTCGGCCTACATCAACAGCGATGCCAACCCCGCGACCGGCACGGTGCTGTACGGCCTGGACACCGACGCCAACACGCTCGTCGAGCAGAACCCCGCCAACGCCGGTCGGCTGAAGACGGTCGGCGCGCTGCGCACCGCAGCCGGCCCCGTCGAATCGGGCTTCCGGTCGGGCTTCGACGTCCTCACGCTTGCCGATGGCTTCAACGTCGGCTACGCCTCGATCACCATCGGCAGCAGCCCCAACAGCAGCCTCTACGAGGTCGACCTCACCAACGGCGCCATGCGCAGCAACGGCATCATCGGCGGTTCCGCCGACCCCCGCTCGCTGCGCGCCTTGACGATTCGGCCCGGCTCGGGCGACCTTGATGGCCCGCGCGATGCCGCCAGCGCCCTCGCCGTTGGCCTGCAGACCGACAACCGCCTGATCCGCTTCGACGCCGCCAATCCAAGCGTCATCTTCTCCGACAGCGCGATCACCGGCCTGCGCGCCGGCGAGCTTGTCGTCGGCATCGACTACCGCCCCAGCGATCTCAACGCCGCCGACGGTGTCAACCGCATCGGCACGCTCTACGGGGTGACCTCGGAGAGCCGCATCATCACGCTCGACGCGTCCACCGGCGCCGCGACCGTCGTCGCCGCGCTGTACACCGACACGAACGCCAACGGCCAGCGCGACGATGGCGAGAATCTCAACGTTCGCTTCTCCGAGAGCGGCGTGAACTTCAATCCCACCGTCGACCGCCTGCGCCTGGTGAACGGGCGCGACGAGAACTACCGCATCAACGTCGACACCGGTCTGACGATCATCGACGGTCCACTGGTGTACGGCCCGACCGACTCCGCCGCCGGCCGCAACCCGCGCGTGACCGCCGCCGCGTACATCAACAACGACGCCGACCCCAGGACCGGCACCGCGCTGTACGACCTGGACACCGATGCCAACACGCTCGTCGAACAGGTGCCGGCCAACGCCGGCACGCTGACGACCGAGGGCCAGCTCCGCACGTCCGACGGCCCGCTGGAGGCCGGCGCGATCTCGGGCCTCGACGTCCTCACCCGCGCCGACGGCTTCAACGTCGGCTACGCGGCGCTGACGATCGGCGGCAGCCCGATCACCCAGTTGTACGAGATCGACATCGTCTCCGGCGCCCTCCGCAGCAACGGCGTCGTCGGCGGCGCCGCCAGCCTCATCCTGCAGAACCGCACGCTGCGCGACGTCTCGATCGTCCTCGGCTCCGGCGACGACGGCCGCTTCTCCAGCACGCCCATCGACGCCTAA
- a CDS encoding lysylphosphatidylglycerol synthase transmembrane domain-containing protein, producing the protein MQPAVKKWLKFVLRWGVAVLGVWFVVRNISLYDQVRVQDPQTGRPVAVHLLEPATEHDQTFKLADDAPAGMPAVVPRDQLVARSQYDRLEIITDSAGRRTVDVLGLKVPADRSVAVSKWPLLVSEPRSLLTRFLGKVEGEVWTVSPSRVVGSYSHDLLSYPLIDVGLINVVKHADHSILWLAIAIFPLNYLITSFRWKLLLGALEIPIGAARAFQINMVGAFYNTFMPGSTGGDLLKAYYAAKHTVHRTRAVLSVVVDRVVGLLALVLMGGTVAGVKALSSGDWNDPVTRKCLQVAGGSAAIITVVILGLAVYYVPLLRRALGLSYLVRHLPMQRHLAGVREVVQLYGRRPGLLVGVLAMSLPVHAITVISAMAAGEAFGLPIKPGYYWVVVPVVTLAGALPVSPQGAGVMEFFAYLLMRGQSATVADALILTMSLRFVQVFWNLLAGVFVLRGGYRAPTVTEASELSGDEPVGVAKA; encoded by the coding sequence ATGCAACCAGCGGTCAAAAAGTGGCTGAAGTTCGTTCTGCGGTGGGGCGTGGCCGTCCTGGGCGTGTGGTTCGTCGTTCGGAACATCTCGCTGTACGACCAGGTGCGCGTTCAAGACCCGCAGACCGGTCGCCCGGTGGCGGTGCACCTGCTTGAACCGGCCACAGAGCACGACCAGACTTTTAAGTTGGCCGACGACGCGCCGGCCGGAATGCCTGCGGTCGTGCCACGCGACCAGCTGGTTGCTCGCAGCCAGTACGATCGCTTAGAGATCATCACCGATAGCGCCGGCCGACGAACGGTCGACGTGCTGGGCCTGAAGGTGCCGGCCGACCGGTCGGTCGCCGTTTCGAAATGGCCACTTCTGGTGAGCGAACCGCGATCGCTGTTGACGCGCTTCCTCGGCAAGGTGGAAGGGGAGGTGTGGACGGTCAGCCCGTCGCGCGTCGTGGGCAGCTACAGTCACGATCTGCTCTCGTATCCGCTCATCGACGTGGGGCTGATCAACGTCGTGAAGCACGCCGACCACTCGATCCTGTGGCTGGCGATCGCGATCTTCCCGCTGAACTACCTCATCACATCGTTTCGCTGGAAGCTGTTGCTGGGCGCGCTTGAGATTCCGATCGGCGCGGCCCGTGCGTTCCAGATCAACATGGTCGGGGCGTTCTACAACACGTTTATGCCCGGCTCGACCGGTGGCGACCTGTTGAAGGCCTACTACGCTGCAAAGCACACGGTGCATCGCACGCGGGCGGTGCTGTCGGTGGTGGTGGATCGCGTGGTCGGTTTGCTGGCGCTGGTGCTGATGGGCGGCACGGTGGCGGGCGTCAAGGCGCTGTCGTCCGGCGACTGGAACGATCCGGTGACGCGCAAGTGCCTGCAGGTGGCTGGCGGGTCGGCGGCGATCATCACGGTGGTCATCCTCGGGCTGGCCGTGTACTACGTGCCGCTGTTGCGCCGCGCGTTGGGGTTGAGCTACCTCGTGCGGCACTTGCCGATGCAGCGGCATTTGGCGGGCGTGCGCGAGGTTGTGCAGTTGTATGGCCGCCGGCCGGGCCTGCTGGTGGGCGTGCTGGCGATGAGCCTGCCGGTGCATGCGATTACCGTCATCTCCGCCATGGCCGCGGGCGAGGCGTTCGGCCTTCCGATCAAGCCGGGGTACTATTGGGTGGTGGTGCCGGTCGTCACGCTGGCGGGCGCGCTGCCGGTGTCGCCGCAGGGCGCGGGCGTGATGGAGTTCTTCGCCTACCTGCTGATGCGCGGCCAATCGGCGACCGTTGCCGACGCATTGATCCTGACGATGTCGCTACGCTTCGTGCAGGTCTTCTGGAACCTGCTGGCAGGCGTGTTCGTCCTGCGCGGCGGATATCGAGCCCCGACCGTCACTGAAGCCTCGGAACTGAGCGGCGACGAGCCAGTAGGCGTCGCGAAGGCATGA
- the cysD gene encoding sulfate adenylyltransferase subunit CysD, giving the protein MTSYTLTHLKQLEAESIHIIREVAAEFQNPVLLYSGGKDSACLTHLARKAFYPGRVPFPLLHIATTWDFRELLEFRDQYCRDCDLPLSVYTNEEALATGVNPFDYATPQYSAHMQTQALVQALKKGKHDAAFGGARRDEEKARAKERVYSFRDRAMQWDPKNQRPELWNLYNGRLGAGESIRVFPLSNWTELDVWEYIRAESIPLPPLYFAKERPCVDRGGQWIVVDDDRMRLEPGERPVMRVVRFRTLGDYPLTGAIESTATTVADIIQETLLERRSERQGRLIDHDEAGSMEQKKREGYF; this is encoded by the coding sequence ATGACCAGCTATACGCTAACGCACCTGAAGCAGCTTGAGGCCGAGAGCATCCACATCATTCGCGAGGTGGCGGCGGAGTTTCAGAACCCGGTGTTGCTGTACTCGGGCGGGAAGGACTCGGCCTGTCTGACGCATCTGGCGCGCAAGGCGTTTTATCCCGGGCGCGTGCCGTTTCCGCTGTTGCACATCGCGACGACGTGGGACTTTCGGGAACTGCTGGAGTTTCGGGATCAGTATTGTCGCGATTGCGATTTGCCGCTGTCGGTCTACACGAACGAAGAAGCGCTGGCGACGGGGGTGAACCCGTTCGACTACGCCACGCCGCAATATAGCGCGCACATGCAGACGCAGGCGCTCGTGCAGGCCCTGAAGAAGGGCAAGCACGACGCGGCGTTTGGTGGGGCTAGAAGAGATGAGGAAAAGGCGCGGGCGAAGGAGCGCGTCTACTCGTTCCGCGATCGGGCGATGCAGTGGGACCCGAAGAACCAGCGGCCAGAGTTGTGGAATTTGTACAACGGCCGGCTAGGTGCGGGTGAAAGCATCCGCGTCTTTCCGCTGAGCAATTGGACGGAGCTGGACGTGTGGGAGTACATCCGCGCGGAATCGATCCCGCTGCCACCGTTGTACTTCGCGAAGGAACGCCCCTGCGTCGACCGCGGCGGACAGTGGATCGTGGTGGATGACGACCGCATGCGGCTGGAGCCGGGCGAGCGACCCGTGATGCGGGTGGTGCGCTTCCGCACGCTGGGGGACTATCCGCTGACTGGCGCTATCGAATCGACGGCGACGACGGTTGCGGACATCATCCAGGAAACGCTGCTGGAACGCCGCAGCGAACGGCAGGGGCGGCTGATCGACCACGATGAAGCGGGGTCGATGGAGCAGAAGAAGCGCGAGGGGTATTTTTAA
- the cysN gene encoding sulfate adenylyltransferase subunit CysN, with amino-acid sequence MTQTEAVEDINTYLARHQRKELLRFLTCGSVDDGKSTLIGRLLHDTKGIYDDQLAAVRRDSAKHGTTGAGEVDLALLTDGLKAEREQGITIDVAYRYFSTDKRKFIIADTPGHEQYTRNMATGASTCHLAIILIDARHGVQSQTRRHSFIVSLLGIKHVIVAINKMDLVGFSQSRFDEIMEEYTGFVVKLGIPDVRFIPMSALAGDNVVEKSERMPWYYGPSLLQHLETVHIASDRNLAEMRFPVQHVLRPNLNFRGFSGMVASGIVRKGDEVVALPSGRRSKVRSIVTYDGELEEAFSPQSVTLTLEDEIDVSRGDMLVHPTAPPHVSAQIEATVVWMSEKPFVPGRTYNFKQTTRTVTGEIAEMRAAIDVNTLERRPATQLAMNEVGHVLLSLSQPIAYDAYKINAGTGSFIIIDRLTNGTVGAGMILERSESRGGDLWGQTPVAGQLKTRSSQVGTADRESRLKQKGATVLIYGLPSAGKASLAYALEKALFDAGHLVTVLYGPDMRQGLSRDLGHTADDRSENLRRSSEVAKILNDSGLLCIAAFVAPHDAVRAKAKEVVGPDRFISVYLSAPVEACRARDTSGAYRMADEGKLTQFPGVSATYEPPTDADLVLPTHEMPVEECVTKILDLLKARGFIG; translated from the coding sequence ATGACTCAGACTGAAGCCGTCGAAGACATCAACACCTACCTCGCCCGCCATCAGCGGAAGGAACTGCTGCGCTTTCTGACGTGCGGCAGCGTGGATGATGGCAAGAGCACGCTCATCGGGCGGTTGCTGCACGACACGAAGGGCATTTACGACGACCAACTGGCGGCAGTGCGACGGGATAGTGCCAAGCATGGCACCACCGGCGCGGGCGAGGTCGACCTTGCGCTGCTGACGGATGGCTTAAAGGCCGAGCGCGAGCAGGGGATCACGATCGACGTGGCGTACCGGTACTTCAGTACCGACAAGCGCAAGTTCATTATCGCCGACACGCCGGGGCACGAGCAGTACACGCGCAACATGGCGACGGGGGCCAGCACGTGTCACTTGGCGATCATCCTGATCGACGCGCGGCACGGCGTGCAGTCGCAGACCCGGCGGCACTCATTCATCGTGTCGTTGCTGGGCATCAAGCACGTCATCGTGGCGATCAACAAGATGGATTTGGTCGGGTTCTCGCAATCGCGGTTCGACGAGATCATGGAGGAGTACACCGGATTCGTCGTGAAGCTGGGCATCCCCGACGTGCGGTTCATCCCGATGTCGGCGCTGGCGGGCGACAACGTCGTCGAGAAGAGCGAGCGCATGCCCTGGTACTACGGGCCGTCGCTGTTGCAGCACCTGGAGACGGTGCACATCGCGTCGGACCGCAACCTGGCTGAGATGCGCTTCCCGGTGCAGCACGTGTTGCGGCCGAACCTGAACTTCCGCGGGTTCAGCGGCATGGTGGCGTCGGGCATCGTGCGCAAGGGGGACGAGGTCGTCGCGCTGCCGTCGGGCAGGCGCAGCAAGGTGAGGTCGATCGTCACGTACGATGGGGAGTTGGAAGAGGCGTTCAGCCCGCAGTCGGTCACGCTTACGTTGGAAGATGAGATCGACGTCAGCCGGGGGGACATGTTGGTGCATCCCACTGCGCCGCCGCACGTTTCGGCACAGATCGAGGCGACGGTGGTCTGGATGAGCGAGAAGCCGTTCGTGCCGGGTCGCACGTACAACTTTAAGCAGACGACGCGCACGGTGACGGGCGAGATCGCCGAGATGCGGGCCGCGATCGACGTGAACACGCTTGAACGCCGCCCGGCGACGCAACTGGCGATGAACGAGGTGGGGCACGTGTTGCTGAGCCTTAGCCAGCCGATCGCGTACGACGCGTACAAGATCAACGCCGGCACTGGCAGCTTTATCATCATCGACCGCCTGACCAACGGCACCGTTGGCGCGGGCATGATCCTGGAGCGCAGCGAATCGCGCGGCGGTGACTTATGGGGCCAGACGCCCGTCGCCGGGCAATTGAAGACGCGCTCTAGCCAGGTCGGCACCGCTGATCGTGAATCGCGGCTGAAGCAGAAGGGCGCAACCGTCCTCATTTATGGCCTGCCATCTGCGGGCAAGGCCAGCCTGGCTTACGCGCTGGAGAAGGCGCTGTTCGATGCCGGTCACCTCGTCACCGTGTTGTACGGGCCGGACATGCGACAGGGGCTGAGCCGCGATCTCGGGCATACGGCTGACGATCGTTCCGAGAACCTTCGGCGGTCGTCCGAGGTCGCAAAGATCCTCAACGACAGTGGCCTGCTCTGCATCGCAGCTTTCGTGGCCCCGCACGATGCCGTGCGTGCCAAGGCGAAGGAAGTGGTCGGGCCGGATCGGTTCATCTCGGTCTACCTGTCAGCGCCCGTGGAAGCTTGCCGGGCCCGCGACACCAGCGGTGCCTACAGGATGGCCGACGAGGGCAAACTCACGCAGTTCCCCGGCGTCAGCGCGACGTACGAGCCACCCACCGATGCCGACCTGGTGCTGCCAACGCACGAGATGCCGGTTGAGGAATGCGTTACGAAGATCCTCGACCTGCTGAAGGCGCGCGGGTTTATCGGCTAG